Proteins from a genomic interval of Vibrio aerogenes:
- a CDS encoding ParA family protein: MTTHIIAVANQKGGVGKTTVTINLALNMAAKQKRTLVIDLDPSNDAGSILAPELKDNADFLSGTHPANVMNMFEKKDVSPYVQSEYLHVIGSCKKLGNVSHDNMMNFLDAIDEIADSGEYDMIFMDCPPSIGVQQHTALCGANHVLIISQAQKSSVKSVDELMTTVRQIRRRINPNLNVLGIVLNQVETQKNNHQTEQINKLRNDYTQLVFEARLNKTVKVTEASSESKSLSDFMPGHAERFGFNDFLDEFQRRLESDS, encoded by the coding sequence ATGACAACCCACATAATTGCAGTTGCAAACCAGAAGGGTGGTGTCGGGAAAACAACCGTCACGATCAACCTGGCCCTGAACATGGCTGCAAAGCAAAAGCGCACGCTGGTTATTGACCTTGACCCCTCGAACGATGCTGGCTCGATTCTGGCGCCGGAGCTGAAAGACAATGCTGACTTTCTCAGCGGAACACACCCTGCTAACGTGATGAACATGTTTGAGAAGAAAGATGTCAGCCCTTATGTTCAGTCTGAATATCTGCATGTGATTGGTTCCTGCAAAAAGCTCGGCAATGTCAGCCACGATAATATGATGAACTTTCTGGATGCGATTGATGAAATTGCTGACAGCGGCGAGTACGACATGATTTTTATGGATTGTCCGCCGTCGATTGGTGTGCAGCAACATACCGCATTGTGTGGTGCCAACCATGTATTGATTATCTCTCAGGCGCAGAAATCATCGGTGAAATCAGTAGATGAACTGATGACAACGGTGCGCCAAATCCGGCGCCGTATTAACCCGAATCTGAACGTGTTGGGGATTGTGCTGAATCAGGTCGAAACCCAGAAAAATAATCACCAGACCGAACAAATCAACAAGCTGAGAAACGATTACACCCAGCTGGTTTTTGAAGCCCGGTTAAACAAAACCGTAAAAGTGACCGAAGCATCCTCTGAATCTAAAAGCCTGAGTGATTTTATGCCGGGCCATGCCGAGCGGTTCGGATTTAATGATTTTCTGGATGAATTTCAGCGCCGACTGGAGTCTGATTCATGA
- a CDS encoding ParB/RepB/Spo0J family partition protein: MRRKISAADLDGLFDESEVRLEDGETIVRIPKSDIYSVAQVRGKFKPEYLNQLQVNIETQGQIEPIIVNAVDSKGYCIQKGECRWRAIMQSEQLTHVDCIIREAGTVMQQLSENMVRADLSPFEIGAGFIRSIEEEGESRKSIGAVFQMSNAVVSSYIKCVDAPEFIKTAYEQGKIGDIDSINALRKAASIDDDYVRQVLSDAETLSRSECQKLHKNLKNPLEPSEAESLQTTAEVEAVQQDEAVSQDSAEKTTPKAKACKTDQAREAGDSVYPEATREKFQILESLFSSGERRVLGTRYLLLIHLCEKTPLPEMEAISHQDSLYFQTEILRTFVGSVDLGNSNAALDSLAKDGFLNKIYIDKNTQEVQQEKKRTNQVYWSLTDKARQLL; the protein is encoded by the coding sequence ATGAGACGAAAAATTTCAGCGGCAGATCTGGACGGATTATTTGATGAGTCAGAAGTGCGTCTGGAAGATGGCGAAACCATTGTCAGAATTCCGAAGTCAGACATCTATTCTGTGGCTCAGGTGCGGGGAAAATTCAAACCGGAATATCTGAATCAACTTCAGGTGAACATTGAAACTCAGGGACAGATTGAGCCGATTATCGTCAATGCGGTGGATTCAAAAGGCTACTGTATTCAGAAAGGTGAGTGTCGCTGGCGGGCAATTATGCAGAGCGAACAGCTCACGCATGTGGATTGTATTATTCGTGAAGCCGGCACTGTGATGCAGCAGCTGTCTGAAAATATGGTCAGGGCTGATCTGAGTCCGTTTGAGATCGGGGCGGGGTTTATCCGGTCGATTGAGGAAGAAGGGGAAAGCCGCAAATCAATTGGCGCGGTTTTCCAGATGTCGAATGCGGTGGTCAGCTCTTATATCAAATGTGTCGATGCGCCGGAGTTTATCAAAACCGCCTATGAGCAGGGCAAAATAGGTGATATCGACTCGATTAATGCACTGCGCAAAGCGGCCTCGATTGATGATGATTATGTACGTCAGGTGTTAAGTGATGCTGAAACTCTCAGCCGCTCCGAATGCCAGAAATTACATAAAAACCTGAAGAACCCGCTGGAGCCGTCTGAAGCGGAATCTCTTCAGACAACCGCTGAGGTGGAAGCGGTGCAGCAGGATGAAGCAGTCTCTCAGGACAGTGCAGAGAAAACCACGCCAAAAGCGAAAGCGTGTAAAACTGATCAGGCGCGGGAAGCCGGTGATTCGGTTTACCCGGAAGCAACCCGCGAGAAATTCCAGATTCTTGAATCGCTGTTTTCATCGGGCGAACGCCGGGTATTGGGGACCCGTTATCTGTTGTTGATTCATTTATGTGAGAAAACCCCATTACCAGAGATGGAAGCGATCAGTCATCAGGATAGTCTTTATTTTCAGACGGAAATTCTCCGGACTTTTGTTGGTAGTGTCGATTTGGGGAACAGCAACGCAGCGCTGGATTCTTTAGCCAAAGATGGATTTTTAAATAAGATCTACATCGATAAAAACACGCAGGAAGTGCAGCAGGAGAAGAAACGCACCAATCAGGTGTATTGGTCTTTGACGGATAAAGCGCGTCAGTTACTCTGA
- a CDS encoding class I SAM-dependent methyltransferase, which produces MSVTALVQQLKSSNQDFEWYPTTDEMLDCIHQDLFSTYCCYARPDDKVTCSVLDIGAGNGKALNRLTEGKKFAIEKSKPLLNTLDKDIFVVGTDFHQQTLIDKKVDVIFCNPPYSEYKQWVMKVIAEANAETIYFVIPSRWSEDADIENSLSARSAEAEVMFSGDFSAGERQARAKIEIVKVRLTRQNYSIHRRQRCIVDPFSIWFEQHFQFDAKRSEHGSRDLFSEQKLKQNVAGASELIRDQGFVSTLESLYNRDMDKLIHTYLKLNEVDAMLLDELNVSIEGIQKALKQKITSLKDLYWKELFHNLDTITGKLCVASRERLLKTLFAYTHVDFNAENAHAVVIWCIKNANQYFDSQLIDLVERMTEKANIALYRSNQKTFGEEDWRYCRTPKQLDRYKLDYRVVMTRTGGIFTSDYFFEKRDHNLSDSATDFINDLLTVAQNLGFDTSATPKAQQRLWESNKKQAFSYDNHSLGQEVVLFEAKAFKNGNMHIKFNQDFIMRLNVEFGRLKGWLKSAGHAGDELEIEAAEAVHCFQSNLQLTHHEADLPKLIAA; this is translated from the coding sequence ATGTCTGTCACTGCACTGGTTCAACAACTCAAATCTTCAAATCAGGATTTCGAATGGTATCCGACAACGGATGAAATGCTGGATTGTATTCATCAGGATCTGTTTTCAACCTATTGCTGTTACGCCCGGCCGGATGACAAAGTCACCTGTTCGGTGCTCGATATTGGCGCGGGAAACGGCAAAGCATTAAACCGCCTGACGGAAGGTAAAAAATTTGCGATAGAAAAATCAAAGCCGCTGCTGAATACACTGGATAAAGATATCTTTGTTGTCGGCACTGATTTTCATCAGCAAACCCTGATTGATAAAAAAGTGGATGTGATTTTCTGCAATCCGCCTTATTCAGAATATAAGCAATGGGTGATGAAAGTCATTGCTGAAGCCAATGCCGAAACCATTTATTTTGTGATTCCTTCCCGCTGGTCTGAGGATGCCGATATTGAAAATTCACTCTCTGCCCGTTCCGCTGAAGCGGAAGTGATGTTCAGTGGTGATTTTTCTGCTGGCGAACGACAGGCCAGAGCGAAAATAGAGATTGTGAAAGTCAGACTGACACGTCAAAACTACAGTATTCACCGTCGGCAGCGCTGTATTGTTGATCCGTTTTCAATCTGGTTTGAACAGCATTTTCAGTTTGACGCAAAACGTTCTGAACATGGGTCCAGAGATCTGTTTTCAGAGCAAAAGCTGAAGCAAAATGTTGCCGGGGCTTCTGAGTTAATCAGAGATCAGGGATTCGTCAGCACGCTGGAAAGCCTCTATAACCGCGATATGGACAAGCTGATTCACACTTACCTGAAGCTGAATGAAGTGGATGCTATGTTGCTGGATGAGCTGAATGTCAGCATTGAAGGGATTCAGAAAGCACTGAAACAGAAGATTACTTCACTGAAAGATCTGTACTGGAAAGAGCTATTCCATAATCTGGATACCATCACCGGCAAGCTATGCGTTGCCAGCCGTGAAAGATTGCTGAAGACGTTATTTGCTTATACCCATGTCGATTTCAATGCGGAGAATGCACACGCGGTTGTGATTTGGTGTATTAAAAATGCGAACCAGTATTTTGATAGTCAGCTGATCGATTTGGTTGAGAGAATGACTGAAAAAGCCAATATCGCTTTGTATCGCTCGAATCAAAAAACCTTTGGCGAGGAAGACTGGCGTTATTGCAGAACACCCAAACAGCTGGACCGGTACAAGCTGGATTACCGGGTGGTGATGACCCGCACCGGAGGGATTTTTACTTCTGACTATTTTTTTGAAAAACGGGATCATAACTTGTCTGACAGTGCGACGGACTTTATCAATGACCTGCTGACCGTGGCGCAGAATCTTGGCTTTGATACGTCGGCAACACCAAAGGCACAACAAAGATTATGGGAGAGTAATAAGAAACAAGCGTTCAGTTATGACAATCATTCACTTGGCCAAGAGGTTGTACTTTTTGAGGCGAAAGCGTTTAAAAATGGCAATATGCACATTAAATTTAATCAGGATTTTATCATGCGACTCAATGTGGAATTTGGCCGGTTGAAAGGGTGGTTAAAGTCTGCGGGTCATGCCGGTGATGAGTTGGAGATTGAAGCGGCAGAAGCCGTGCACTGCTTTCAATCGAATTTGCAGCTGACACACCATGAAGCGGATTTACCTAAATTAATCGCGGCCTGA
- a CDS encoding type VI secretion system PAAR protein, with protein sequence MGNAVKVGNIGSDHDGFPPTPVTAGSPTVKFDGIPAARVGDPLAPHSKPKHPPHPRSISSGSSTVMIDGKPASMTGCSVSCGGTLIGGGTVNIGDQVDSPPPKKIVSSLVLFDRHISFSSPVKFRIFNEKKQLLTAGNSEKTYTGKLPATTKIKIHIS encoded by the coding sequence ATGGGCAATGCCGTCAAAGTTGGAAATATCGGTTCAGATCATGATGGTTTTCCTCCAACACCAGTAACAGCAGGCTCGCCTACGGTCAAATTTGACGGTATACCAGCGGCCAGAGTAGGTGACCCACTTGCTCCTCATAGTAAACCAAAACATCCACCACATCCCCGTTCCATATCTTCAGGTTCATCGACAGTGATGATAGATGGCAAACCAGCTTCCATGACAGGGTGTTCTGTGAGTTGTGGTGGTACGCTTATTGGTGGAGGGACTGTAAATATAGGCGATCAAGTCGATAGCCCTCCCCCCAAAAAAATCGTCTCATCACTGGTTTTATTCGACCGGCATATTTCTTTTTCATCTCCGGTCAAATTCCGGATTTTTAATGAAAAAAAACAGTTATTAACTGCCGGTAACTCAGAAAAAACTTATACCGGAAAGCTTCCTGCTACTACAAAAATCAAAATTCATATAAGTTAA
- a CDS encoding helix-turn-helix domain-containing protein, with protein MPEFKHHQLTRSDIQTVYQNTGSLTAMAEVLNISYPTASAWAKRFGIRIKRRGYTPPHQPITGLQCRAAREFLKLTRDCFCAESGVSKTALRNFESGRSSVRDKTMKKIMGLFGRYGIEFVEDGTFKIGFYK; from the coding sequence ATGCCAGAATTCAAACATCATCAGTTAACCCGTTCTGATATTCAGACTGTCTATCAGAATACTGGCAGTCTTACCGCCATGGCTGAAGTATTAAACATTTCCTACCCGACCGCTTCAGCGTGGGCCAAACGGTTTGGCATCCGAATCAAGCGCCGGGGTTACACCCCACCCCATCAGCCAATTACCGGCTTACAATGCCGGGCCGCGAGAGAATTCTTAAAGCTCACCCGTGATTGTTTTTGTGCGGAATCCGGCGTCAGTAAAACAGCCCTGCGCAATTTTGAATCTGGCCGGTCGTCAGTTCGCGACAAGACCATGAAAAAGATTATGGGATTGTTTGGACGTTATGGGATTGAATTTGTGGAGGATGGGACGTTTAAAATCGGATTTTATAAATAA
- the stbB gene encoding StbB family protein has product MNFLKIAVLNNSGNVGKSTICSIFLQRRIANAELICVETINTGSNSDHQVSSKDMIGVFQHIDASDVAIIDVGSSNIEGFIQGMRENTGAHEDIDLYLVPVTPENKQQKDTCNTIDELLDLGVPDDRIILLLNRVDHSFSLEHQFKTLVSADIMTSLTCSNLDECITIPDSDIFSLIERLGTTYHDTLTDRTDYRQAIRDADSKQARSVLSLKKSCQRLVKSFDEKLNIEYLKLQQQLERLNHG; this is encoded by the coding sequence ATGAATTTTTTAAAAATAGCCGTGCTGAATAACTCCGGAAACGTCGGAAAAAGCACCATTTGCAGCATATTCCTTCAACGCCGCATCGCAAACGCTGAACTGATTTGTGTTGAAACCATCAACACCGGCAGTAACAGCGATCATCAGGTTTCATCAAAAGATATGATTGGTGTATTTCAGCACATCGACGCCTCAGACGTCGCGATTATTGATGTCGGTTCATCCAATATCGAAGGGTTTATTCAGGGCATGCGGGAGAACACCGGCGCGCATGAAGATATCGATCTGTATCTGGTTCCGGTGACCCCGGAAAACAAGCAGCAAAAAGACACCTGTAATACGATCGATGAGTTGCTTGATCTGGGGGTGCCGGATGACAGAATCATCCTGCTTCTGAACCGGGTGGATCACAGCTTTAGTCTGGAACACCAGTTTAAAACTCTGGTCAGCGCTGACATAATGACATCGCTGACATGCAGCAATTTAGATGAGTGTATCACCATTCCGGACAGTGATATTTTCAGCCTGATCGAGCGGTTAGGAACCACCTATCATGACACGCTCACCGATCGCACCGATTACCGTCAGGCAATCCGCGACGCCGATTCAAAGCAGGCCCGTTCTGTTTTGTCTTTAAAGAAATCCTGCCAGCGGCTGGTGAAGTCCTTTGATGAAAAGCTGAATATTGAGTATCTCAAACTGCAGCAGCAACTTGAGCGGCTCAATCATGGCTGA
- a CDS encoding LPD7 domain-containing protein produces MLVRVLTGKSGVTEYLVKGNKAGRALSRDELDERICIDGNLEMTDFLIQRQYDAGRTENYYHITLSFAEKDIEPRRIEAAYQQYKQSILAAYDSDEYHCYAEIHYPKVQSYLNQQTGERVERFPHVHMILPKQNLLSGLNFNPFGFYQSNVAYFSAIQEKINQDHGLISPYDRRREADQFGVRADLMSRYIGDSFKGANKTFRQQLLKDMTSRNIRTMPAFASLLAEYGEVAVAHQGKDRQYFKVRLPGKSQFIRLKDACFSHGFIVNRTIKNQKPGYDMLEEQVREWEQRKSREVKYIHAASPKIRQEYNAIHTAQEKEEYLHVKSSEFYARYRGAAKSDFQPRRRQSRIQSGAAFSASGRFTTTPVGLPGLSELHVAQPERRRGSEASELLHDHAAHRVLPAGAGDHHRLRRAGNGRRRRVAHSPAGRISHAAVSVPQNHGHSKVQAILNSYLQQNGHRIFRELSRNPLRQTLASHRREQFLLHSIMYKHYRHDPTVHPVQVFQFLQHRERQINMFESTETRKRTQEDRENSLAPGAYFTSYDELFKRIERQKHLQKELATSLENIVARQLKSADPKQAAEVEFFDKTTGDAVFKDRGRRIVMADKTPQPEHTAAALMIAAEKFGKVKVSGTEAFQEQVLDIAVAKDLNLVFANRDLQARFVALKKQHQLKQGETPYNTLEGITPESMAASGKHQQQNPESRAVKPDTPGQGTESQPDTAQTMSVNSPDPAFGQTVTALGDARYLHDEKQSMSFYVTFADGQTIWGAGLKDAVKATHLKPGDVADIQKTGTYTDVEVSKRVFREDGTFSHNETIAAKRADWQIKVLSRQDTDTIDSGAVRDQAGAIPEKASDKQPETIHVSFENTAHKTVRVCFSHQPDEAALSAIRQSDAFLRHYSVDEIKSGNLDRQKAGMDNPVNRVYDTSGNAVSVASNQAQVSKL; encoded by the coding sequence ATGTTAGTCCGGGTATTAACCGGCAAAAGCGGTGTCACTGAATATTTGGTGAAAGGCAACAAAGCCGGCAGAGCATTGTCGAGAGATGAGCTGGACGAGCGAATTTGTATCGATGGCAACCTGGAGATGACGGATTTTTTGATCCAGCGTCAGTACGATGCCGGAAGGACTGAAAACTATTACCACATTACCCTGAGTTTTGCAGAAAAGGACATTGAGCCGCGCCGTATTGAAGCCGCTTATCAGCAATATAAGCAGAGCATTCTGGCAGCGTATGATAGCGATGAGTATCACTGCTATGCAGAAATTCATTATCCGAAGGTTCAGTCCTATCTCAATCAGCAAACCGGTGAACGTGTCGAGCGCTTTCCCCATGTGCATATGATTCTTCCCAAACAGAACCTGCTGTCCGGGCTGAACTTCAATCCTTTTGGTTTTTATCAGTCAAATGTGGCGTATTTTTCCGCGATTCAGGAAAAAATCAATCAGGATCACGGGCTCATCTCGCCTTACGATCGGCGCCGGGAGGCGGATCAGTTTGGAGTCAGGGCTGACCTGATGTCGCGCTATATCGGCGATTCGTTCAAAGGTGCGAATAAAACCTTTCGTCAACAGCTATTGAAAGACATGACTTCCCGGAATATTCGCACCATGCCGGCGTTTGCGTCACTGCTTGCGGAATACGGTGAGGTGGCGGTGGCTCATCAGGGAAAAGACCGCCAGTACTTTAAGGTTCGTCTGCCCGGAAAAAGTCAGTTTATCCGCCTGAAAGACGCATGTTTCAGCCATGGGTTTATCGTCAATCGTACCATCAAGAATCAGAAGCCCGGTTATGACATGCTGGAAGAGCAGGTCAGGGAATGGGAGCAGCGAAAGAGCCGGGAAGTGAAATATATTCACGCGGCTTCGCCCAAAATTCGTCAGGAATACAACGCAATTCATACAGCGCAGGAAAAAGAGGAGTATCTGCATGTCAAATCAAGCGAGTTCTACGCACGCTACAGAGGTGCGGCAAAAAGTGATTTTCAGCCGCGAAGACGGCAAAGCCGTATTCAGTCCGGTGCTGCTTTCAGCGCATCCGGAAGATTTACCACCACACCCGTCGGCCTGCCAGGTTTGTCCGAACTCCATGTGGCTCAACCAGAACGACGGCGGGGAAGTGAAGCTTCAGAACTACTGCATGATCATGCGGCGCATCGTGTACTCCCCGCAGGAGCCGGTGATCATCACCGATTGCGACGGGCTGGAAATGGGCGCCGGAGAAGAGTAGCGCATTCACCGGCTGGCCGTATCAGTCATGCTGCCGTTAGCGTGCCCCAAAACCACGGCCACTCAAAGGTTCAGGCAATTCTGAATTCATACCTTCAGCAGAATGGACACCGGATATTCAGGGAGCTGAGCCGGAACCCGCTTCGTCAAACGCTGGCTTCCCATCGCCGGGAGCAGTTTTTACTTCACTCAATCATGTATAAACACTACCGGCATGATCCGACGGTTCATCCGGTGCAGGTGTTTCAGTTTTTGCAACACAGAGAAAGACAAATCAATATGTTCGAATCCACCGAAACCAGAAAACGCACTCAGGAAGACAGAGAAAATTCATTGGCACCGGGGGCGTATTTCACCTCCTATGATGAACTGTTCAAACGTATCGAAAGACAGAAACATTTACAGAAAGAGCTGGCAACCAGCCTGGAAAATATTGTGGCCAGACAGCTGAAAAGCGCAGATCCGAAACAGGCGGCGGAAGTTGAATTTTTTGATAAAACCACCGGTGATGCGGTATTCAAAGACCGGGGCCGCCGGATTGTCATGGCAGATAAAACCCCGCAGCCGGAACATACTGCCGCAGCCCTGATGATCGCCGCTGAGAAGTTCGGCAAGGTGAAAGTCTCAGGGACAGAGGCTTTTCAGGAACAGGTACTGGATATTGCTGTGGCGAAAGATTTAAACCTCGTTTTTGCCAACCGGGATTTACAGGCGCGGTTTGTGGCACTGAAAAAGCAGCATCAGTTAAAGCAGGGAGAAACACCATACAACACGCTGGAAGGTATCACGCCGGAAAGTATGGCGGCTTCCGGCAAGCATCAGCAGCAGAACCCGGAAAGCCGTGCGGTGAAGCCGGATACCCCGGGGCAGGGTACAGAAAGTCAGCCGGATACGGCTCAAACCATGTCAGTCAACAGTCCGGATCCGGCTTTCGGTCAAACTGTTACTGCATTGGGTGATGCCCGGTATCTGCATGATGAAAAGCAGTCTATGAGTTTTTATGTCACCTTTGCCGATGGCCAGACCATTTGGGGCGCAGGGCTGAAAGATGCGGTGAAAGCAACCCATCTGAAACCCGGGGATGTCGCAGATATTCAAAAGACCGGGACTTATACAGATGTGGAAGTCAGCAAACGCGTCTTCCGTGAAGATGGTACGTTTTCTCACAATGAAACCATCGCTGCAAAGCGTGCGGACTGGCAGATTAAGGTGCTGAGCCGTCAGGATACGGACACTATCGATTCCGGAGCCGTCCGGGATCAGGCCGGTGCGATCCCGGAAAAAGCATCGGATAAGCAGCCGGAAACGATTCATGTCTCTTTTGAAAATACAGCGCATAAGACAGTTCGGGTGTGTTTCAGTCATCAGCCTGATGAGGCAGCATTATCGGCTATCCGGCAGAGCGATGCTTTTCTGCGTCACTATTCGGTGGATGAGATTAAATCCGGCAATTTGGATCGGCAAAAAGCGGGGATGGATAATCCGGTGAATCGGGTGTACGACACTTCGGGGAATGCGGTTTCTGTTGCGTCAAATCAGGCTCAGGTCAGTAAGCTGTGA
- a CDS encoding helix-turn-helix transcriptional regulator, with protein MDSSNSINYHKLFNGLSYLLNSLKPFFSDLSEKELQCLFLHSVGVKRACIAEQMKIRPHSVGSCLGRVADKLETTPEQLPLIYHTRVLSSVLMSVPHLPG; from the coding sequence ATGGATAGTTCGAATTCTATCAATTACCATAAATTATTCAATGGCTTATCTTATCTATTAAACAGTTTAAAGCCATTCTTTTCTGATCTGTCAGAGAAAGAACTGCAGTGTCTGTTTCTTCATTCGGTCGGCGTGAAGCGGGCTTGTATTGCGGAGCAGATGAAGATTCGTCCACACAGTGTCGGCAGTTGCCTGGGGCGGGTGGCCGATAAACTGGAAACCACACCGGAGCAACTGCCGTTGATCTATCACACCCGGGTATTAAGCAGTGTACTGATGTCAGTGCCACATCTGCCGGGTTAA
- a CDS encoding DUF262 domain-containing protein: protein MNNNDKDLQPLTIKKLFEPLSRYVIPIYQRNYAWGVPEIEQLIQDIYDAADKKEGAEEQAKDYFLGSLVVYERERQPNTQVQVYETIDGQQRHTTLSILLAYLKNQQSLDQSRLDELELNLTFDSRPKSERALSDLYENAGHGESEEPSIHAAYDIIDRYFKTKKLDIAVFCQYLLEHVVILRVSVPKDTDLNHYFEIMNNRGEQLEKHEVLKANLMSVYADNELARDCFSAIWDACANMKRYVQLGFEPSIRTAVFGDKWQAFPSDFSEIQKHFRESKQSEKGMTLLNIIHKKERSDKTDDLENEKEERFESIIDFSNFLLHVLKVTMDDNVSLDDKKLLDAFCDDSHKLRVEPTEFVFNLLKYRILFDRYIVKRDFDEKWSLLTLEKYADSFNYITSFGKDESNEVNQQLAMILSMFHVSNPAQTYKRWLNDALAIVGSLASPNDLDVSGEQYLKQLEALSDKYLDEICGSGDKFDSEVLDTGTAVQNFIFNRLDYLLWKHLVKGQAFDGIGRAQLGKQLDNFQFSFRTSVEHYFPQKDPSGYEAMKDVDRFGNLCLISPSNNSKLSNYSPADKKKFYRENKRAESLKQAIMMSYDNWGPDEPGYTHIQNHEREMIKVLRNQA, encoded by the coding sequence ATGAACAATAACGATAAAGATCTACAGCCATTAACGATTAAAAAGCTCTTTGAACCATTGAGTCGGTATGTCATTCCTATCTATCAGCGCAATTACGCATGGGGTGTGCCAGAAATCGAACAGCTTATCCAAGATATTTATGATGCGGCGGATAAGAAGGAGGGAGCTGAGGAACAAGCGAAGGATTATTTTCTCGGTAGCTTAGTGGTTTATGAGCGTGAACGTCAGCCAAATACTCAAGTTCAAGTCTATGAAACCATTGATGGGCAGCAGCGTCATACCACGTTGTCGATTTTGTTGGCTTATTTAAAGAACCAGCAATCGTTAGATCAATCAAGATTAGATGAATTAGAACTCAATTTAACCTTCGATAGTCGCCCGAAATCTGAGCGAGCATTGAGTGATCTGTATGAGAACGCTGGTCACGGTGAATCGGAGGAGCCGAGTATTCACGCTGCCTACGATATTATTGACCGCTACTTTAAAACGAAAAAGTTAGACATTGCTGTCTTCTGCCAGTACCTGCTTGAACATGTAGTGATTTTGCGTGTATCTGTACCCAAAGATACCGATCTAAACCATTACTTTGAAATCATGAATAATCGCGGTGAACAGCTAGAAAAACATGAGGTGCTTAAAGCTAATTTGATGTCAGTTTATGCGGATAACGAGCTAGCGCGCGACTGTTTTTCGGCTATCTGGGATGCCTGCGCGAATATGAAGCGATATGTTCAATTAGGTTTTGAACCTTCTATCCGAACCGCGGTATTTGGTGATAAATGGCAAGCCTTTCCAAGTGATTTCTCAGAGATTCAAAAGCACTTCCGTGAGTCAAAGCAGTCTGAAAAAGGTATGACGCTGTTAAATATTATTCACAAAAAAGAACGTTCTGATAAAACGGATGATCTTGAAAATGAAAAAGAAGAGCGCTTTGAATCGATAATCGATTTTTCTAATTTCTTACTGCACGTTCTTAAAGTCACCATGGATGACAACGTTTCTTTGGACGATAAAAAGCTGCTTGATGCATTTTGTGACGATAGTCATAAGCTAAGGGTAGAACCGACTGAGTTTGTATTTAATCTGTTGAAATACCGTATTTTGTTCGACCGATATATCGTTAAACGAGACTTTGATGAGAAGTGGAGTTTGTTAACGCTGGAAAAATACGCGGACAGTTTTAACTACATTACCTCATTTGGTAAGGATGAGAGTAACGAGGTCAATCAACAACTGGCGATGATACTGTCTATGTTCCACGTATCGAACCCTGCACAAACTTATAAGCGTTGGCTAAATGATGCATTGGCGATTGTAGGCTCATTAGCTAGTCCAAATGACTTAGACGTGAGTGGTGAGCAATACCTAAAGCAATTGGAAGCGCTAAGCGATAAATATCTTGATGAGATTTGTGGTTCTGGTGACAAGTTTGATTCTGAAGTGCTTGATACCGGAACGGCAGTGCAAAACTTTATTTTTAACCGTTTGGATTACTTGCTGTGGAAGCATTTAGTGAAAGGGCAAGCCTTTGACGGCATTGGTCGGGCTCAATTAGGCAAACAGTTAGATAATTTTCAGTTCTCATTCCGAACGTCTGTTGAACACTATTTCCCACAGAAAGACCCATCAGGGTATGAAGCTATGAAGGATGTCGATCGGTTTGGCAACCTTTGTTTAATTTCACCGAGTAACAACTCTAAGCTCAGTAACTACTCTCCAGCAGATAAGAAGAAATTCTATCGAGAGAACAAACGAGCAGAGAGCTTAAAGCAAGCGATTATGATGAGCTATGACAATTGGGGGCCAGATGAACCTGGATATACCCATATCCAAAATCATGAAAGAGAGATGATTAAGGTGCTGCGCAATCAGGCGTAA